A genome region from Bradyrhizobium sp. WSM1417 includes the following:
- a CDS encoding M17 family metallopeptidase, translated as MPSVFETSPTAIPITFVTKSSWDQVAERLPAAQRQFATASAFTAKPGSYLALPAPDGAIAQVLFGLEDEGARSRDLFRPGALPGLLPPGVYRFANAPHDARLAALSFALGSYRFARYRKADRPEVRLVPPDGVDATEINRMADAAMLARDLINTPANDMGPEELAAAARDLAAEFGASFACTIGDELKTNFPLIHAVGMASSRAPRLIDIGWGDPAHPKVTLVGKGVCFDTGGLDLKPSSGMLIMKKDMGGAANVLALARMVMDAKLKVRLRVLIPAVENAVAGNAFRPLDIFTSRKGITVEIGNTDAEGRLVLADALALADEGKPDLLIDLGTLTGAARVALGPDLPPFYTNDETLAADVARCAVKENDPLWRMPLWPPYDAWLDSKTATITNAPSGGFAGSIICALFLQRFVEHARSWLHVDIYGWTPSAKPARPEGGECQAARAIYTLLSERYA; from the coding sequence ATGCCTTCTGTCTTCGAGACGTCGCCTACCGCCATCCCGATCACCTTCGTCACCAAGTCGAGCTGGGATCAGGTCGCCGAGCGGCTACCGGCGGCGCAACGCCAGTTCGCCACTGCAAGCGCCTTTACCGCAAAGCCGGGCAGCTATCTCGCGCTGCCCGCGCCCGATGGCGCGATCGCGCAAGTGCTGTTCGGGCTCGAGGACGAAGGTGCAAGATCGCGCGACCTGTTCCGACCGGGCGCCCTGCCCGGCCTGCTGCCGCCGGGCGTCTATCGCTTCGCCAATGCACCGCACGATGCACGGCTCGCCGCACTCTCGTTCGCACTCGGCAGCTACCGCTTCGCCCGGTACCGCAAGGCGGATCGCCCCGAGGTCCGTCTCGTGCCACCCGACGGCGTCGACGCGACCGAGATCAACCGCATGGCGGACGCCGCAATGCTGGCGCGCGACCTCATCAACACGCCGGCCAACGACATGGGGCCGGAGGAGCTGGCCGCAGCCGCGCGGGATCTCGCCGCCGAATTCGGTGCAAGCTTTGCCTGCACCATCGGTGATGAGTTGAAGACGAATTTTCCGCTGATCCACGCCGTCGGCATGGCATCTAGCCGCGCGCCGCGGCTGATCGACATCGGTTGGGGCGACCCGGCTCATCCCAAGGTGACGCTGGTCGGCAAGGGCGTTTGCTTCGACACCGGCGGGCTGGACCTGAAGCCGTCGAGCGGCATGCTGATCATGAAGAAGGACATGGGGGGCGCCGCCAACGTGCTGGCGCTGGCGCGCATGGTGATGGATGCGAAGCTGAAGGTGCGACTGCGTGTGCTGATTCCGGCTGTGGAGAACGCGGTGGCGGGCAATGCCTTCCGCCCGCTCGACATCTTCACCTCGCGCAAGGGCATCACGGTCGAGATCGGCAATACGGACGCGGAGGGCCGGCTGGTGCTCGCCGACGCGCTGGCGCTGGCGGACGAGGGAAAGCCGGACCTGCTGATCGATCTCGGCACGCTGACGGGAGCGGCACGCGTCGCGCTGGGGCCGGATTTACCGCCCTTTTACACCAACGATGAGACGCTTGCCGCCGACGTCGCACGATGCGCGGTGAAGGAGAACGATCCGTTGTGGCGCATGCCGCTGTGGCCGCCTTACGATGCGTGGCTGGACTCCAAGACCGCTACCATCACCAACGCACCGTCCGGCGGCTTTGCCGGCTCGATCATCTGCGCACTGTTCCTGCAACGCTTCGTCGAACACGCCAGGAGCTGGCTGCATGTCGACATCTACGGCTGGACACCGTCGGCGAAGCCCGCACGCCCCGAGGGCGGCGAGTGCCAGGCCGCGCGCGCGATCTACACATTGCTGAGCGAGCGCTATGCGTGA